From one Rattus norvegicus strain BN/NHsdMcwi chromosome 7, GRCr8, whole genome shotgun sequence genomic stretch:
- the Prtn3 gene encoding myeloblastin isoform X1 — protein MESPGGEIRASPGSWSEGSGKLRLEQKGETWGREVREPPRAHAARSPGGSREGGVRCRERTQSQGPRVGGTRGPGAVRGARTLCLRALQTARPRPNPAPGSGASASHSAGPRVSALRGDRNPGPFPARCARLLCALREHGWSRGPGRSRRSLGKARSRGPRPQLPPRVSRSPIPRSPRLPCLRLAGVRFHGAVQASKIVGGHEARPHSRPYVASLQLSRSPGSHFCGGTLIHPRFVLTAAHCLQDISWQLVTVVLGAHDLLSSEPEQQKFTITQVFENNYNPEETLNDVLLLQLNRPASLGKQVAVASLPQQDQSLSQGTQCLAMGWGRLGTRAPTPRVLHELNVTVVTFLCREHNVCTLVPRRAAGICFGDSGGPLICNGILHGVDSFVIRECASLQFPDFFARVSMYVNWIHSVLRSAEP, from the exons ATGGAGTCTCCAGGTGGGGAGATAAGGGCTAGCCCTGGCTCCTGGTCAGAAGGctcggggaaactgaggctggagcAGAAGGGGGAAACTTGGGGAAGGGAGGTGCGGGAGCCCCCGCGCGCGCACGCGGCTCGCTCACCTGGCGGGAGCAGGGAGGGCGGAGTCCGTTGCAGAGAGAGGACACAAAGCCAGGGTCCCCGCGTGGGAGGGACGCGAGGCCCAGGCGCGGTGCGCGGCGCGCGGACTCTTTGTCTGCGCGCTCTGCAGACCGCTCGGCCCCGCCCCAACCCCGCCCCCGGCTCCGGCGCCTCCGCCTCCCACTCTGCGGGTCCCAGGGTCTCGGCCCTGCGCGGGGATCGCAATCCGGGTCCCTTCCCGGCCCGTTGCGCGCGCCTTCTGTGCGCCCTGCGCGAGCACGGTTGGTCCCGGGGACCTGGGAGATCGCGGCGGAGTCTGGGGAAGGCGAGATCCCGCGGCCCGCGCCCCCAGTTGCCTCCCCGCGTCTCACGGTCGCCGATTCCTCGGTCCCCACGTCTTCCGTGCCTGCGGCTCGCTGGAGTCCGTTTCCATG GTGCAGTCCAGGCCTCCAAGATAGTGGGTGGGCACGAGGCTCGGCCCCATTCTCGGCCTTATGTGGCATCCCTGCAGCTGAGCAGGTCCCCTGGGAGCCACTTCTGTGGTGGCACGCTGATCCACCCGAGATTCGTGCTGACAGCTGCCCACTGCCTGCAGGACAT CTCCTGGCAGCTTGTGACAGTGGTGCTGGGTGCCCACGACCTGCTGAGCTCGGAGCCTGAGCAGCAGAAGTTCACTATCACTCAGGTCTTCGAGAACAATTACAACCCCGAGGAGACCCTCAATGATGTGCTTCTCCTTCAG CTAAACCGGCCGGCCTCCCTGGGCAAGCAGGTGGCGGTGGCCTCTCTGCCCCAGCAGGACCAGTCTCTCTCCCAGGGCACCCAATGCCTGGCTATGGGCTGGGGCCGCCTGGGCACCCGAGCGCCCACGCCCCGTGTGCTGCATGAACTGAACGTCACGGTGGTCACCTTCCTGTGCCGAGAACACAACGTGTGCACGCTGGTGCCACGGAGGGCAGCAGGCATTTGCTTC GGAGACTCGGGCGGCCCCTTGATCTGCAACGGCATTCTTCATGGAGTGGACTCCTTCGTGATTCGCGAATGCGCCTCCCTCCAGTTTCCCGATTTCTTCGCCCGGGTGTCCATGTATGTGAACTGGATTCACAGTGTGCTGCGGAGCGCAGAGCCCTGA
- the Med16 gene encoding mediator of RNA polymerase II transcription subunit 16 isoform X10 translates to MILKWRILSATNDLDRVSAVALPKLPISLTNTDLKVASDTQFYPGLGLALAFQDGSVHMVHRLSLQTMAVFYSSAPRSLDEPALKRPRTTGPAVHFKAMQLSWTSLALVGIDNHGKLSMLRISPSLGHALEPKLALQHLLFLLEYCMVTGYDWWDILLHVQPGMVQSLVERLHEEYTRQKPALQQVLSTRILAMKASLCKLSPCTMARVCDYHTKLFLMAITSTLKSLLRPHFLNTPDKSPGDRLAEICAKITDVDIDKVMINLKTEEFVLDMNTLQALQQLLQWVGDFVLYLLVSLPNQGAEHSSGLPDSASHGPVLKSHVSPDFTKGSALRPGHSFLRDGASLGMLRELMVVIRIWGLLKPSCLPVYTATSDTQDSMSLLFRLLTKLWICCRDEGPASEPDEGLVDECCLLPSQLLVPSLDWLPASDGLVSRLQPKQPLRLRFGRAPTLPSSTSILQLDGLTRAPGQPKIDHLRRLHLGAYPTEECKACTRCGCVTMLKSPNKTTAVKQWEQRWIKNCLCGGLWRRVPLSCS, encoded by the exons ATGATCCTCAAGTGGCGGATCCTGTCAGCCACCAATGACCTGGACCGTGTATCAGCTGTGGCACTGCCGAAACTGCCCATCTCACTCACCAACACTGACCTCAAGGTGGCCAGTGACACCCAGTTCTATCCAGGCCTTG GCTTGGCGCTGGCCTTCCAGGACGGCAGCGTGCACATGGTGCATCGGCTATCCCTTCAGACCATGGCTGTATTCTACAGCTCGGCCCCACGCTCTCTGGATGAGCCTGCCCTGAAGCGCCCACGCACCACAGGCCCCGCTGTACACTTCAAGGCCATGCAGCTGTCCTGGACTTCGCTGGCCCTGGTGGGCATCGATAACCACGGGAAG CTCAGCATGCTGCGCATCTCTCCGTCCCTGGGCCACGCGCTGGAGCCCAAGCTGGCCCTGCAGCATCTGCTGTTCCTGCTGGAGTACTGCATGGTGACTGGCTACGACTGGTGGGACATCCTGCTCCACgtgcagccaggcatggtgcagagCCTGGTGGAGCGGCTGCACGAGGAGTACACACGCCAGAAGCCTGCCCTGCAACAG GTCCTCTCCACCCGGATCTTAGCCATGAAGGCCTCGCTGTGCAAGCTGTCACCCTGCACCATGGCTCGTGTGTGTGACTACCACACCAAGCTGTTCCTCATGGCTATCACGTCCACCCTCAAGTCGCTGCTGCGCCCACACTTCCTCAACACCCCTGACAAGAGCCCTGGAGACCGCCTGGCCGAGATCTGTGCCAAGATCACCGATGTTG ACATCGACAAAGTCATGATCAACCTGAAGACAGAAGAGTTTGTTCTAGACATGAACACTTTGCAGGCGCTGCAGCAGTTGCTACAATGGGTGGGAGACTTCGTGCTCTACCTCCTGGTCAGCCTGCCCAACCAG GGTGCTGAGCACAGTTCTGGCCTCCCCGACTCTGCCAGCCATGGCCCTGTGCTGAAGTCACATGTGTCCCCTGACTTCACCAAG GGCTCCGCACTGAGGCCGGGCCACAGCTTCCTCCGGGATGGTGCCTCACTGGGTATGCTGCGGGAATTGATGGTTGTCATCCGAATATGGGGCCTACTGAAGCCCAGTTGCCTGCCCGTCTATACAGCCACCTCAGACACCCAGGACAGCATGTCCCTGCTCTTCCGGCTGCTCACCAAGCTGTGGATTTGCT GCCGTGACGAAGGCCCAGCCAGTGAGCCCGATGAGGGCTTGGTGGACGAATGCTGCCTGCTGCCCAGCCAGCTGCTGGTCCCCAGCCTGGACTGGCTTCCTGCCAGTGACGGCCTGGTCAGTCGCCTGCAGCCCAAACAGCCCTTGCGCCTGCGCTTCGGCAGGGCACCCACCCTGCCCAGCAGCACCTCCATCCTGCAGCTGGACGGCCTCACCAG GGCCCCTGGGCAGCCCAAGATCGACCACCTTCGGAGGCTACACCTGGGTGCCTACCCCACGGAGGAGTGCAAAGCCTGCACCAG GTGTGGCTGTGTCACCATGCTGAAGTCACCCAACAAGACAACTGCTGTGAAACAGTGGGAACAGCGGTGGATCAAGAATTGCCTGTGTGGTGGGCTGTGGCGGAGAGtgcctctcagctgttcctga
- the Prtn3 gene encoding myeloblastin precursor: MAGIRPSLKGMHPFLLLALVFGGAVQASKIVGGHEARPHSRPYVASLQLSRSPGSHFCGGTLIHPRFVLTAAHCLQDISWQLVTVVLGAHDLLSSEPEQQKFTITQVFENNYNPEETLNDVLLLQLNRPASLGKQVAVASLPQQDQSLSQGTQCLAMGWGRLGTRAPTPRVLHELNVTVVTFLCREHNVCTLVPRRAAGICFGDSGGPLICNGILHGVDSFVIRECASLQFPDFFARVSMYVNWIHSVLRSAEP; the protein is encoded by the exons ATGGCTGGAATCCGCCCATCCCTCAAAGGGATGCATCCCTTCCTGCTGCTTGCCCTGGTCTTTGGTG GTGCAGTCCAGGCCTCCAAGATAGTGGGTGGGCACGAGGCTCGGCCCCATTCTCGGCCTTATGTGGCATCCCTGCAGCTGAGCAGGTCCCCTGGGAGCCACTTCTGTGGTGGCACGCTGATCCACCCGAGATTCGTGCTGACAGCTGCCCACTGCCTGCAGGACAT CTCCTGGCAGCTTGTGACAGTGGTGCTGGGTGCCCACGACCTGCTGAGCTCGGAGCCTGAGCAGCAGAAGTTCACTATCACTCAGGTCTTCGAGAACAATTACAACCCCGAGGAGACCCTCAATGATGTGCTTCTCCTTCAG CTAAACCGGCCGGCCTCCCTGGGCAAGCAGGTGGCGGTGGCCTCTCTGCCCCAGCAGGACCAGTCTCTCTCCCAGGGCACCCAATGCCTGGCTATGGGCTGGGGCCGCCTGGGCACCCGAGCGCCCACGCCCCGTGTGCTGCATGAACTGAACGTCACGGTGGTCACCTTCCTGTGCCGAGAACACAACGTGTGCACGCTGGTGCCACGGAGGGCAGCAGGCATTTGCTTC GGAGACTCGGGCGGCCCCTTGATCTGCAACGGCATTCTTCATGGAGTGGACTCCTTCGTGATTCGCGAATGCGCCTCCCTCCAGTTTCCCGATTTCTTCGCCCGGGTGTCCATGTATGTGAACTGGATTCACAGTGTGCTGCGGAGCGCAGAGCCCTGA
- the Plppr3 gene encoding phospholipid phosphatase-related protein type 3 produces the protein MIAKKEKNKTPKDSMTLLPCFYFVELPIVASSVVSLYFLELTDLFQPAKVGFQCHDRSLSMPYVETNEELIPLLMLLSLAFAAPAASIMVGEGMVYCLQSRLWGRGPGGVEGSINAGGCNFNSFLRRTVRFVGVHVFGLCATALVTDVIQLATGYHTPFFLTVCKPNYTLLGTSCEANPYITQDICSGHDTHAILSARKTFPSQHATLSAFAAVYVSMYFNSVISDATKLLKPILVFAFAIAAGVCGLTQITQYRSHPVDVYAGFLIGAGIAAYLACHAVGNFQASPAEKVPAPAPAKDALRVLTQRGHESMYQQNKSVSTDELGPPGRLEGVPRPVAREKTSLGSLKRASVDVDLLAPRSPMGKEGMVTFSNTLPRVSTPSLDDPSRRHMTIHVPLDASRSRQLISEWKQKSLEGRGLGLPDEASPAHLRAPAEQVAEEEEEEEEEEEEEEEEEEEEEGPVPPSLYPTVQARPGLGPRVILPPRPGPQPLIHIPEEVVQAGAGLSPKSSASVRAKWLSMVEKGGGPVAVAPPQPRVANPPRLLQVIAMSKAAGGPKAETASSSSASSDSSQYRSPSDRDSASIVTIDAHAPHHPVVHLSAGSTPWEWKAKVVEGEGGYELGDLARGFRSSCKQPGIGPGSPVSDVDQEEPRFGAVATVNLATGEGLPPPGASEGALGAGSRESTLRRQVGALGEREVEAEAESYYRRMQARRYQD, from the exons ATGATTGCTAAGAAGGAGAAGAATAAAACGCCGAAGGACAGCATGACGCTCCTACCTTGCTTTTATTTCGTGGAG CTACCCATCGTGGCTTCCTCTGTTGTGTCTCTGTACTTCCTGGAGCTGACTGACCTGTTCCAGCCGGCTAAGGTGGGCTTTCAGTGCCACGACCGCTCCCTGTCCATGCCCTACGTGGAGACAAACGAAGAACTGATTCCACTGCTCATGTTGCTGAGCCTGGCCTTTGCTGCACCCGCGGCCTCC ATCATGGTCGGCGAGGGCATGGTCTACTGTCTGCAGTCCAGGCTCTGGGGCCGAGGTCCAGGGGGTGTAGAGGGCAGCATCAATGCTGGTGGCTGCAACTTCAACTCCTTCCTCCGGCGCACAGTGCGCTTTGTGG GTGTACACGTGTTTGGCCTGTGTGCCACGGCTCTGGTGACAGATGTCATCCAGCTGGCCACCGGCTACCACACACCTTTCTTCCTAACCGTCTGCAAACCCAATTACACCCTGCTGGGCACTTCCTGTGAGGCGAACCCTTACATCACACAGGACATCTGCTCTGGCCATGATACTCATGCCATCCTGTCAGCACG GAAGACCTTCCCATCCCAGCACGCCACTCTGTCCGCCTTCGCTGCTGTCTACGTTTCG ATGTACTTCAACTCCGTTATCTCGGACGCCACAAAGCTGCTGAAACCCATCCTTGTGTTCGCCTTCGCCATCGCCGCTGGCGTCTGTGGCCTCACACAGATCACCCAGTACCGCAGTCACCCTGTGGACGTCTACGCCGGCTTCCTTATTGGTGCAGGCATTGCTGCCTACCTG GCCTGCCACGCGGTGGGCAACTTCCAGGCGTCACCTGCAGAAAAGGTGCCCGCCCCAGCTCCTGCCAAGGACGCCCTTCGAGTGCTGACACAGCGCGGCCATGAGTCCATGTATCAGCAGAATAAGTCTGTCAGCACAGATGAGCTGGGCCCTCCGGGGAGGTTAGAGGGTGTGCCTCGGCCTGTGGCTAGAGAGAAGACATCTCTTGGCAGCCTGAAGCGAGCCAGCGTGGATGTAGACCTGCTGGCCCCACGCAGCCCCATGGGCAAAGAGGGCATGGTCACCTTCAGCAACACACTGCCCCGGGTCAGCACGCCCTCGCTGGATGACCCTTCCCGGCGACACATGACTATCCACGTGCCCCTTGATGCCTCGCGCTCCAGGCAGCTGATCAGTGAGTGGAAGCAAAAGTCTCTGGAGGGTCGTGGCCTGGGGCTGCCTGATGAGGCTAGCCCTGCGCATCTGCGGGCCCCAGCAGAGCAGgtggcagaggaagaagaggaagaggaggaggaggaagaggaggaagaagaggaagaggaggaggaggaagggcctGTTCCACCCTCGCTCTACCCCACTGTCCAGGCTCGGCCAGGGCTCGGGCCCCGAGTCATCCTGCCTCCAAGGCCTGGGCCCCAGCCCCTCATCCACATCCCTGAGGAAGTAGTTCAGGCTGGAGCTGGCCTGTCACCCAAGAGCAGTGCATCAGTGCGGGCCAAGTGGCTGTCAATGGTGGAGAAGGGTGGGGGCCCAGTGGCTGTGGCTCCACCACAGCCACGGGTGGCCAACCCACCGAGGCTACTACAGGTCATTGCCATGTCCAAGGCAGCAGGGGGCCCCAAGGCTGAGACAGCTTCCTCCTCCAGTGCCAGCTCCGACTCTTCCCAGTACAGGTCCCCATCAGACCGGGACTCTGCCAGCATCGTCACAATTGATGCACATGCACCCCACCACCCGGTGGTGCACCTGTCTGCGGGCAGCACACCCTGGGAGTGGAAGGCCAAAGTGGTGGAGGGGGAAGGTGGCTATGAGCTGGGGGACCTGGCGCGTGGGTTCAGAAGCAGCTGCAAACAGCCTGGAATTGGCCCAGGGTCTCCAGTCAGTGATGTGGACCAGGAGGAACCCCGGTTTGGGGCTGTGGCCACCGTCAACCTGGCCACTGGGGAGGGTCTGCCCCCACCAGGTGCAAGTGAAGGGGCCCTGGGTGCAGGCAGCAGGGAATCCACCCTGAGACGCCAGGTGGGGGCGCTGGGGGAGAGagaagtggaggcagaggcagaaagctACTACAGAAGGATGCAGGCCAGGAGGTACCAGGACTAA
- the Cfd gene encoding complement factor D precursor (The RefSeq protein has 1 substitution compared to this genomic sequence): MHSSVYLVALVVLEAAVCVAQPRGRILGGQEAMAHARPYMASVQVNGTHVCGGTLVDEQWVLSAAHCMDGVTKDEVVQVLLGAHSLSSPEPYKHLYDVQSVVLHPGSRPDSVEDDLMLFKLSHNASLGPHVRPLPLQREDREVKPGTLCDVAGWGVVTHAGRRPDVLQQLTVSIMDRNTCNLRTYHDGAITKNMMCAESNRRDTCRGDSGGPLVCGDAVEAVVTWGSRVCGNRRKPGVFTRVATYVPWIENVLSGNVSVNVTA, encoded by the exons ATGCACAGCTCCGTGTACCTCGTGGCTCTGGTGGTCCTGGAGGCGGCTGTATGTG TTGCGCAGCCCCGAGGTCGGATTCTGGGTGGCCAGGAGGCCATGGCCCATGCTCGGCCCTACATGGCTTCAGTGCAAGTGAATGGCACGCACGTGTGCGGTGGCACCCTGGTGGATGAGCAGTGGGTGCTGAGCGCCGCGCACTGCATGGATGGAGT GACCAAGGATGAGGTTGTGCAGGTGCTCCTGGgtgcccactccctgtccagTCCTGAACCCTACAAGCATTTGTATGATGTGCAAAGTGTAGTGCTTCACCCGGGCAGCCGGCCTGACAGCGTTGAGGACGACCTCATGCTCTTTAAG CTCTCCCACAATGCCTCACTGGGTCCCCATGTGAGACCCCTGCCCTTGCAACGCGAGGACCGGGAGGTGAAACCCGGCACGCTCTGCGATGTGGCCGGTTGGGGCGTGGTCACTCATGCGGGACGCAGGCCCGATGTCCTGCAGCAACTGACAGTGTCAATCATGGACCGGAACACCTGCAATCTGCGCACGTACCATGATAGGGCAATCACCAAGAACATGATGTGTGCAGAGAGCAACCGCAGGGACACTTGCAGG GGCGACTCCGGCGGTCCTCTGGTGTGCGGGGATGCGGTCGAAGCTGTGGTTACGTGGGGATCTCGAGTCTGTGGCAACCGGAGAAAGCCAGGTGTCTTTACCCGCGTGGCAACCTACGTGCCGTGGATTGAAAACGTTCTGAGTGGTAACGTGAGTGTTAACGTGACGGCCTGA
- the Elane gene encoding neutrophil elastase precursor gives MQPTMALHRPSNQTLASMLLALLLVCPALASEIVGGRPAQPHAWPFMVSLQRRGGHFCGATLIARNFVMSAAHCVNGRNFQSVQVVLGAHDLRRREPTRQIFSVQRIFENGFDPSRLLNDIVIIQLNGSATINANVQVAELPAQGQGVGNRTPCVAMGWGRLGTNRPLPSVLQELNVTVVTNLCRRRVNVCTLVPRRQAGICFGDSGGPLVCNNLVQGIDSFIRGGCGSGFYPDAFAPVAEFADWINSIIRSHDDRPLTNPKDREREGRTN, from the exons ATGCAGCCCACCATGGCTCTCCACCGACCATCCAACCAGACTCTGGCTTCCATGCTGCTGGCCTTGCTCCTGGTCT GTCCAGCACTGGCCTCAGAGATTGTTGGTGGCCGGCCAGCCCAGCCCCATGCTTGGCCCTTCATGGTGTCCCTGCAGCGGCGTGGAGGTCACTTCTGTGGTGCCACACTCATTGCCAGGAACTTCGTCATGTCAGCAGCCCACTGTGTGAATGGCCG AAATTTCCAGTCAGTGCAAGTGGTGCTGGGAGCCCATGACCTGCGGCGACGGGAGCCCACTCGACAAATCTTCTCTGTGCAGCGCATCTTTGAGAACGGCTTTGACCCGTCACGTCTCCTGAATGACATTGTGATTATCCAG CTCAATGGCtcagctaccattaacgccaaTGTGCAGGTGGCTGAGCTGCCTGCCCAGGGCCAGGGCGTGGGTAACAGAACTCCGTGTGTGGCCATGGGCTGGGGCAGGTTGGGCACAAACAGACCGTTGCCCAGTGTGCTCCAAGAGCTCAATGTGACAGTGGTGACTAACCTGTGCCGCCGACGTGTGAATGTATGCACTCTGGTGCCACGCCGGCAGGCAGGCATCTGCTTT GGGGACTCTGGTGGACCCTTGGTCTGTAACAACCTTGTCCAAGGCATTGACTCCTTCATCCGAGGAGGCTGTGGATCTGGATTCTACCCAGATGCCTTCGCCCCTGTGGCTGAGTTTGCAGACTGGATCAATTCCATTATCCGCAGCCATGATGACCGGCCACTTACCAATCCCAAAGACcgagagagagagggcaggacCAACTAA